TCTTGATAATGCCGCCCAATTTCCCGACGTACAGCGCCTGAATCTGGGCGGCGGATTCAAAGCCGCCCGCATGGATGATGAAGAGGGCGCTGATCTTGAGCAGATCGGAACGAAGCTTATCCCCGAATTTGAAGCTTTTGCCGCAGACCATGGCAGAAAATTAGCTTTAGAAATTGAGCCCGGTGCCTTCCTGACTGCCAATGCCGGCGTTTTGCTTACCTCCGTAACCGACGTGGTCAGTACCGGAGCGGAAGGATACCAATTTATCAAGATCGACGGTGGTATGACCGAAATTCTGCGCCCTTCCCTCTACGGCGCTCAACATCCCATCGCGCTATTGCCACAGCAATCGAAAAGTACAGGTGAAGACGACTATTTGGTCGTGGGGCACTGCTGTGAGAGCGGCGACATCCTTTCTCCTGAGCCGGGTAATCCGGAAGGCTTGAAGACACGGCGCTTAAAAACGGCCGGCCTTGGTGATCTCGTTGAAATCGGGGCAGCAGGCGCCTACTGCGCCGGCATGGCGGCGAAGAACTACAACAGTTTCCCGGAAGCACCGGAAGTGCTGGTGCGGGAGAACGGTGAATTCACATTGATTCGGCGCGCCCAAAGTTTAGACCAAATGCTGCAAAACGAAATCATCCCGTAAAACTATTGAAAGTAGTAGGGTGTATAAAAAAGTACCGGCACCCGGGAGATCCGAGATGCCGGTACACTGTGGGCATGAAACGTGGGGGGCGCTTATTTCTTCTTCAACGCTTTACCCGCATCACCGCCGACCCGCGTTTTGATACCCAGATGCTTACACAGGGCAAGCAGTTCTTCTAAGATATCACCATAGCCGACCACAATATGGTTGGACATATGCGACGCCATCAGTTCATTACGACCGTAGCCGGGAATGTAGGCGTTGGCAATGGGCCACTGAGGATCGGTGGCTTGCAGGCGTTTTTGTACTTCTTCGTCCGGAAGTTCGACCATTTCACCGGTACCGCAATCCATACCCACCTCATTGTAGGCTTCATAGAAACGCGCCCACGTAAAGACGCCGGGCTTGCACACGCCGGAGCAGGTGCCGCCGCCTAAGGGGAAATAACCGGAAGGTTGTCTATTCACAAAGGTCTTCTTCCATCCGCCGAAATGGGCAGGCGGTGCGCCGCCGGAAATCATGAAGACCCACACAAATTTACCGTCATATTCACCGCCCCAGCGCACGTCATGCAGTGTCGTTTCTGCAGGCATGTTTTTCATCGTGTAAATTTCTTTCATCAACAACTGGGGAATACCGGCGCCGATATCACCTTCATTGAAATGGGGGATCGGTTGACCGGGCATGACGGTCTGTTTGCTCTCCGGATCTTTGATTGCCGGCCGGTCTGTATTATTGAGCATTCCTTCCACAAGGTCGGAGGCGGGCACACAGCGGA
The DNA window shown above is from Candidatus Hydrogenedentota bacterium and carries:
- a CDS encoding diaminopimelate decarboxylase, with translation MSLRFSLSSEQALSIRENFGTPVYVYSEAYLKKQAAQVLAFPNAYGLTARFAMKSLPTAAVLRIFNDAGLHLDPSSGFEAERALRAGIDPSKIQITAQQLPSNLKELVEQGCLFNACSLRQLEIWGQLFPGRDTGIRINPGLGSGHSNRTNVGGHSSSFGIWHGYIDRIKEIAKKYGLSITAMHTHIGSGADPEVWLRCARLSLDNAAQFPDVQRLNLGGGFKAARMDDEEGADLEQIGTKLIPEFEAFAADHGRKLALEIEPGAFLTANAGVLLTSVTDVVSTGAEGYQFIKIDGGMTEILRPSLYGAQHPIALLPQQSKSTGEDDYLVVGHCCESGDILSPEPGNPEGLKTRRLKTAGLGDLVEIGAAGAYCAGMAAKNYNSFPEAPEVLVRENGEFTLIRRAQSLDQMLQNEIIP